DNA sequence from the Nitrospirota bacterium genome:
TCGTCAGAGTGACCGATTTTTCAGGCATATTAAATCCAAAACCTTTCAGATCCTCCCCTTTTTCGTCGACAATTCGAGTCGGTTTAAGTTCATGAATCTCCCGGATGATTCTCTCTACGACATTGGAGTCCGCCACGACATTGCCTGTGGGCTCCCCTTGCAGATTCTTGACCATCCATTGCTCTTCAGCGTTTTTTGTCATCAAGAAATGACCCCCCGAAGTATCAAGTTCCACCTGCCTGACCTGATCTATGGAAAAGTCAAAGAGCTTCTCAGCCTTTTCCTTTTTTTCCGCCTCTTTCTTGATCCGCGGATTGTCAATCAGGAAGAGATAGGAAACCAATCCAAGAAAAAGAAGAAACAAAATCAATGTCGCTTTGTATCTCATCTCTTTCTACGGACTCTCCAGACCAGAATGCCGGCCATAATGACTGCTCCTGGTACAATGAGAATCGGGACCAGAAAAAACAGCTTTCCCTGTGAACGAGTGAGAAAAAACGGAGTCGATTGGTCATCTTTGGCCCGAACCGAAATCAGTCCCTTTTCTTCTGCAAGCCAGCTGATCATATTTAAAAAGAGATCCCCGTTTCCAGCCGCCTTAAAAAATGCATTCGTGGCAAAGTCAGAGTCACCCACAACAATCCATTTGGATCCTTTATCCAGCTCGGCTTCCGATTTTTTTTTGAAGTTAAATGCCCCGGCAATCGTTACAGGTCCTTTGAAATCTTCACCTGGGTCAAATTTGGCTTCACCCGACCTGATCTTTGTCTCACCCCAGCTGTTCGGCCCGCTTTCAGCAAGTGGATTAAAAGCAATCTCGGCTTCCATCTCTTTTTTAAATGAAAATGAGCGCGCGACCGGGAAAAAGACCGGCGCTTTCATTTCGCGTGTAATTTCGTGATTCTGAAATGAATTGACGACCGGAATTGTGAAATCGCCCCCAAAAAGCCGTGACATCGGATCAATCACCAGATCCTGGTGAAGCTCGGCGCCCCAATTCTTGAGAAAAGAATCGAAATCCGCCCTAGACTCCGGGTCAATGAGAAAGAGGACCTTTCCCCCTTTTGACAAATAATGATCAAGAATGGTCTTTTCTGTCGAGATCACCTGCGTCATGGGGCCGCCAACGACCAATACCGCTGCATTATCCGGAATTTTTCCTTCTTGCAGCAAAAGCAGCGTCTTCACATCATAGCCATCTTTTTCAAGAGACTCCTTCGCGAACGAATAGCCTTCCTTTTCCGAATCTCCGATCTTGTGTTCCCCATGTCCTTCCAGAAAATAGAGGCTCTTTTTCTGATCCTGATTGACCTGTACGACTGCGTTAATCAGGTCCTCTTCATTGATCGTACGGATTCTTTTTTCCTGTTTACCTCCTTCGAGCACCAGCGTGTCCGATTGTGTAATCCCATATTGCTTTGCAATCGCAGGTCTTCTTGCCGGATCAATCAGCTCATATTGAATATGCGGGGTCTGATATTTAAAATTATTCAGGAGATCAACCGCCTTCTCCTTCGATTTGGTCCCCTCCTCCACAAATCCGGTAATTTTGATATCCTGTTTCAAATTTTTGAGTATTTTAACGGTCTGGGGAGCAATTGAGAAATTCCCTTCCTCGGAAAAATCAAACCGAAACGAGTGTTTATTCAATAAGAGCGCCAATACGCTCAAAATGCCGATGACAAATAGCGTCGCGGCAAACGCATTTGTTCCCATTCGGGTTGACCTTTTTCTTGTAAATCCGAATAATCTGTTCATTTTCCCTTTCATTTCAGCCGTTACCTTTCACGCCTTACCTCGTCTCCCTCCCAGGTTTCTAGGATTTCCATCTCTGGGATTCTACAACCTGATAGGTTAGATAGAGAGCCAAAGTTATCATTCCGATACAATAGGCAATATCCGTTGTATCAATGAGTCCTTTGTTAAAGTTTTCAAAATGAGTGATCAATGAGAGATAAGTAAGAATCTGCCCTATTACGGAATCCGACAGGACCTGTCCCATAAAACCGATAATCCAGAGCGAGAGAAGAAAACCAAAGCTAATAGCCGCCGAAATAATCTGGTTTTCGGTCAATGATGACGCAAACAGACCCCAGGCCAGAAAAACTCCTCCGCAGAGGAGAAGGCCGAGATAGCTCGCCAAGACCATTTTCCAGCTGATCGAAATGACATTCGCCACGAGGAGTGGAATATAGAACGTCAACCCCAGCATTAAAAAATAAAGGAACAAAACCCCGAGAAATTTTCCGAAGACAATTTCAAACATGGTCACCGGAGACGTGTAGAGCAATTCCGTCGTTTTCATCTTTTTCTCTTCGGTAATCAATCTCATGGTTAATAGAGGCATGATCAGGAGTAAAACCACGATCATATTACTGAATGACTGCCTGAAAATCATTTCTTTCGGATTGAATTGTCCCATTCCTCCCTGGAAACGCATCATCTGCATGCTGATTTGACTCACTGCGGCGACAATGTTGGAGTAGAGTAGTCCCACCACCATGAGAAAAATAAAGAGAACCACGTAGGCGATCGGAGAATAAAAATAACTGAGCAACTCTTTCCTCGCAATGGTAACGATATTTTTCATGAAGTTTCCTCCTGTCCGGGAGGAAAAGGTTCTTCCCGGGTTAACTTCAGGAAAATATCTTCCAGGGTCAAGGTTTGAGATTTCATTTCCAGTAATCCTCCTCCGTTTTCAATGACAGTCCTGGCGATCTCTTCTCTTAAATCAGATCCAATCGGATATTCCGCTGTCACCTCCCAAACGCCATCCTCCCCTGTCAAGATATGTGCTACACTTAACATTCCGGATATGGCCTGCAAGGATTCGACGATTTTCTCGTTTCCTCTCCGCAGAGTGAGATTCACTTTGTCGGTCTTTCGCAAATTGGCAGAAAGCTTCTCCGGGGAGTCTTCTGCAACCAGGCGTCCTTCATTGATAATGAGAACTCTCTGACACAGTGCGGTCGCTTCCGGCAGAATATGCGTACTCAATATAATCGTATGATTTCCGGCAAGGGCCCTGATCAGTTCGCGGATTTCAATAATTTGATGGGGATCCAATCCGACGGTCGGCTCATCCAGAATCAAGACCTCCGGGTCATGAATAAGGGCCTGAGCCAGGCCGACTCTCTGCTGAAATCCTTTCGACAATTTCTTGATGAGTCGTCCCCTCACTGTCCCGAGGTTGCACTGATCCATGACATTCTGAATTGAAGAAAATAGATTCTGTGAGGGGACCTGTTTGATCCTTGCCACAAAGAGGAGATATTCCGAAACCGTCATGTCCGGGTATAGAGGAGGCGATTCCGGAAGATAGCCTATTCGTTTTTTGACTTCAAGGGGATCATCGAAAACATCGAAGCCGGCGACCCGCGCCGTTCCGGTCGTGGCGGGAATAAAACCTGTAATGATCCGCATGGTGGTACTTTTGCCCGCGCCATTGGGACCTAAAAACGCGACAATCTCTCCCTTATTGACATTAAAACTGACGTTATCGACCGCCTTAACCGTGCCATATAGCTTGGTCAGTTGTTTCACTTCAATCATAGTCATTCCTCAAAATTCGGGTCTATTTATAAACATTCAAATCTGGAATGTCAAGCGTCTGATCTCAAAACAGATGGACGAAATGGGTTACAGGGAAGGGGCTCTTTTTTCGCTTTTCACCAGGAGAACCGAAATCATTTTTTTCAGGTCAGAGGTAGAGAACGGCTTGTTTAAAAACGGAAGATTAACAGACTTGCAGAAAGCTTCCAGCTCGTCATTCATGGCGCCGGTAATGAGAATACACCGATGGATCAGGTGAGGTTTTACTTCACTCATGTATTTGTAAAGCTTTTGACCATTCAAACCGGGCATCATCACATCTGAAATGATCAGATCATACTCGTCACTCGCGATCTTTTCAAAACCTTCAAGTCCATCCGTCGCGGTATCGATGATGCATTGTTCATTTTTTAAACTCTCAAGCAGACCTTTAATGACGTTGGGGTCGTCATCCACAATCAGAATCTTCTTGCCGGACAAACCGGAATCTGCACTCATTTCCACTCCCCTTTCGTAATCGTGGTACATGGTACAGAACAATGTCTCGGAAAATCAAGGATTTTTTGCCAACAAGGGATTACGGTAGGGCTAATTGTGTCGCAGGATCTCCTAACAGAACAAAAATGCCAACCGTCTCCAGCATTTGTTGAGAACCGGAGTAGGAAGCGGAAAGCAAAATATTTTTCTCGGCCGTCTGAATCGCTTTCCCCAGAATCGGTTCTGGCAGAAACGATGATGCATATCCTGTTGCAAAAATCGTATTGTAGAGATATTCGGCAAGTGGAGAATGAAAATTAGTCAATCCTTGTCCAGTCGGACTAAAGACAGCCACAGCGCCCCCATTTGATTTTAGAAACGCTTCAGCCATCGAAACGGGATGGCTTTTTCCTTCGTCTGTTCCCGCAAACATACCGTTTAGACATTCCAACGTCACGAGAAAAGTGAGTTGGGATGAATTGGCAAAAGTGTAGGGATCGGTAGACTGGAGATAGGTATTGCTTAGATTGCCCGAGTTCGCGTTAGCCCATACACCAACTGAACCATGGCCCATATAATTTGTGATTAAAGCACCTGAGTTTATGCTCCCGATGATGGAAGCGGTAAAGCTGGCAGTAGTTGTAAAATTTGAATGATAGATCTGCATGATATTTGTTATGGTGGAAGGAAATGCGCTGCCAGTTAAAAGTGAATTCGATTCGCTATCAAAGTTTCCCACGCTATCTTCTCCAGAAATAAAGGTCACGTTTTTATTCCAATTTGAAGAGGGCACATTCGTTTCATAATTTATAATTTTTGAAATCATCGTGTCTGTTTCCGTTA
Encoded proteins:
- a CDS encoding Gldg family protein gives rise to the protein MNRLFGFTRKRSTRMGTNAFAATLFVIGILSVLALLLNKHSFRFDFSEEGNFSIAPQTVKILKNLKQDIKITGFVEEGTKSKEKAVDLLNNFKYQTPHIQYELIDPARRPAIAKQYGITQSDTLVLEGGKQEKRIRTINEEDLINAVVQVNQDQKKSLYFLEGHGEHKIGDSEKEGYSFAKESLEKDGYDVKTLLLLQEGKIPDNAAVLVVGGPMTQVISTEKTILDHYLSKGGKVLFLIDPESRADFDSFLKNWGAELHQDLVIDPMSRLFGGDFTIPVVNSFQNHEITREMKAPVFFPVARSFSFKKEMEAEIAFNPLAESGPNSWGETKIRSGEAKFDPGEDFKGPVTIAGAFNFKKKSEAELDKGSKWIVVGDSDFATNAFFKAAGNGDLFLNMISWLAEEKGLISVRAKDDQSTPFFLTRSQGKLFFLVPILIVPGAVIMAGILVWRVRRKR
- a CDS encoding ABC transporter permease subunit; translation: MKNIVTIARKELLSYFYSPIAYVVLFIFLMVVGLLYSNIVAAVSQISMQMMRFQGGMGQFNPKEMIFRQSFSNMIVVLLLIMPLLTMRLITEEKKMKTTELLYTSPVTMFEIVFGKFLGVLFLYFLMLGLTFYIPLLVANVISISWKMVLASYLGLLLCGGVFLAWGLFASSLTENQIISAAISFGFLLSLWIIGFMGQVLSDSVIGQILTYLSLITHFENFNKGLIDTTDIAYCIGMITLALYLTYQVVESQRWKS
- a CDS encoding ATP-binding cassette domain-containing protein — its product is MIEVKQLTKLYGTVKAVDNVSFNVNKGEIVAFLGPNGAGKSTTMRIITGFIPATTGTARVAGFDVFDDPLEVKKRIGYLPESPPLYPDMTVSEYLLFVARIKQVPSQNLFSSIQNVMDQCNLGTVRGRLIKKLSKGFQQRVGLAQALIHDPEVLILDEPTVGLDPHQIIEIRELIRALAGNHTIILSTHILPEATALCQRVLIINEGRLVAEDSPEKLSANLRKTDKVNLTLRRGNEKIVESLQAISGMLSVAHILTGEDGVWEVTAEYPIGSDLREEIARTVIENGGGLLEMKSQTLTLEDIFLKLTREEPFPPGQEETS
- a CDS encoding response regulator, coding for MSADSGLSGKKILIVDDDPNVIKGLLESLKNEQCIIDTATDGLEGFEKIASDEYDLIISDVMMPGLNGQKLYKYMSEVKPHLIHRCILITGAMNDELEAFCKSVNLPFLNKPFSTSDLKKMISVLLVKSEKRAPSL